DNA from Eubalaena glacialis isolate mEubGla1 chromosome 2, mEubGla1.1.hap2.+ XY, whole genome shotgun sequence:
GTTCTGGAACCAGATCTTGACCTGCGTGGGTGTCAGGTGGATCATGCTGGCGAGGTGCTCGCGCTCGGGCGCGGACAGGTACTTCTGTTGTTTGAAGCGTCGCTCCAGCTCGTACACCTGCGCCTGGGAGAAGAGCACCCGGCGCTTCCGGCGCGGTGCGCTTGGTAGTGGGGCCATGTTCTTGCTCACGTCCCCCAGAGAGCCCAGGCCGCCCATGCCGCTCATGTTCATGCCGCTCGCCGGGCCCATGAAGCGGGAGACTGTAAGCGACAAACGCACAGCGTCGGCAGGGGCCGGGCCGGGCCAGACCACCTCTGCCTTCTGCGCGCTTGGCCGGCCCGGCCCCTGCCCCGACGGCGCACTCCTCACCTAGGCCGCCTCCACCCTGAGAGGCCCAGCCGCGGGCATCGCCGGCGCCTGCCCCAGGCCGTGCCGTCGAGGGGTTTACTGCAGAGCTCCCCGCCTCAACCCCGGCTACCTCCCTCAGTCTCGGTGCTTCACCCAAAAAGCAGAGTGGAGAAAGACTGCTCCTCCTGTTCCTTTCGTGCCCAGCCCACCGGATTCGTGCGGTTAGTGGGCCACGGGCAGCAAACTGGGCCCAGGCCAGGAACTGGGGTCTAGCTGTAGGCTCCAGCTTTGGGAGCTTAGGAGAGGGAGGTGTGCGCTTTCGAAAAGCTAGAGACCCCGAGACCCCAGACTCTTTGCCTCTTGGCCGCTCTCTCCTGTCAGCCCCAATGAGGGCACTTGTTCGGCCCATTTAGAACCCCCTCTGGAGCCACaagccctcccaccagcccagacTGGAGAGTGGGCCAGGCCAGGGGCCTGAGCGTATCATCCCAGCAGGGCAACCTCCCTCCCGGCCAGGCCGCGCCTCTCCGCGCCCTGCTCGTCCCGGCTCTCTTAGTTAGGGGGCCACCTCCCTCCGCATTCCGAGGTCTCCCGCGCGGAGCAGAGCGGCCACTTGGCCGCATCTGGCAGACGCCAAATACCAGCTCCTGCCCTCAGGACCCCAGAGCTACCAAGTGCCTCTTCTTGGACCCCTCAGCTCAACAACGGAAGACTCCCCAGCTCCTGCGCCCGACTCGTTGGCGCCACTGCCCGGCCGCCCACCCTGATGCCCAGCGCGCAGCCGGCAGGCGCCGCGCCTTCCCGGCGGCTCTCCCCGCGCCTCCTGCGCTCAACCCGCGGCCCTGCAGTGGGGCGGCCTCACTTACTGGCGGGGAAGCGCGGGTCCGGGTTGGCGCCGTACCATCCGGGGCCCGAGGTGCTGTTCCGCATGGTGTCCTGGTACGGCGGCAGCTCGCTCATGTTGCCCAGGTTGCCGTTGCAGTAGCCCCCCACGGCGGAGTGCGAGAGCTGGGGCACCCCCGCAGCCGTCATGTGGTAGGCGGCGGTGACGGCGCCGTGGTGCCCCACGGCGTGCTGCTGCATGGCGGCGGCCGGCGGTGCCGCCTGGCCCTGCCTGTAAGCCGCCAGCGGAGCCCCGAGGCCGCCGCCTTCCATGCCCACTTTCTTGTAGCTTTCCTCCAGGGGACTCAAGATGTCAGACACTGAGAACGGAGTCGTGTGCTTTGGACTCATCGACATGATTCGGCGGCggctggaggaggaaggaagaggaggaaaaaaaagggagagggggaaggcGAAGCCtcgctgcttttttttttctccctttgccaAATATTCTGGTGTTACCTTAACGCCGATCTTGTTGGATGTACACGTAACCGAGTGGACCGAGTCCGCCTTAATTGGCTTGAGTGGAGGCTCGGGGGCTGCCTCGCGTTTGTTTTAGCCCGGCGCCAGGTTTTAGGCAGCCACCAGAGGCGGGGCGTAAGCGCTAAAGCAACAAGACAATAGAAGCCTACATCTTGCCCGAGATAATTAGCTTACATGCTGATGACAAGGTAAACACCTTTAAGTTTCACTTGTCAGGATTTTTAGGTctcaaagagggagagagagagagacagagagagagacagagagagagaggcagagacgcGACCCAAAGCatttctttccccctcccccggAACCCCTACCCCCATTTTTGTGGGGTGCGGTGGcgcgcgggggggggggaggcggggggagggaaaagaggagggaaccgagagaggggagggcaagaggtgggatggggagtaGCCGAGGAGGAGGGATGTTGGGGAAGAAGGAAGGTGAACGCCGCTTTGCAACCAACTTGCGGAGTTACAAAGTGAACCACTTTCCAGTTCGGTCGGGGTTCCCCGGGCGGGGACGGGGAGTGGGCCGAGGGGCGGGTGGGTTTTCACCTGAGCCTGCCGGGGCTGCTCCTCCCTCCCGCCGCGGCCTCCCAGCCCCGCGCCTTCCCACCGCCGACGGACCACATCTGGCTTCGCAGCGCCGAGCCCCAGTCGCCACCAAAGGAGCTCGGGAGTCAGGGGACGAACCCTGGGGCTCCACTGTTGGTCTGCGTGTCTGTCAGTCTGTCTGCCTCTTCTGCCGCCGTCAGAAGGACACCTCTGCTCCCCGCCCCCTTTCCCCCTACCCGAGAGAGAATCCCAGCGGGCGGAGGAGGCGCTGAGCAGGGGATCGGCTGCCGCCGAGAGGCTGTCCCAGATCCCCGCGCCGCCCTCCCCCCAGCTCAGGGTCTTCCCAGAGGGCTAGGGCCCCCTGCTTCACGCCGCCCCCCCCAACCCACACTCGGctacccttccccacccccatcccctgctacGGCAAGGACACCACTGGCCACCCGAGCCGAGAAGCTGGGGGGATTAACGCGAAGGGCCATCGCTGAAGTTGCTCCACCTCGAACAAACCTGGTGTCCCCGACCCTCGCCCATCGCCCGGACACGCGGGGTTCTGGGACTGGAGCTGACTTTCCGAGGACATCACAGCCCCAGCACCCGAGCCCAGGGTCACGCTGTTTCCCCCCCTGATGCTTCAGAGAGGGCTCGGGCAGGGAGCGTCGTGAGTGCCCGCCCGCCTGTTGCCGGGTGGAACTGAGCCTGAACCCCGGCGGGACGAGCTGGCCGGGAGGGGGCGAATCCCCGGGCGTGAGCAGCCGAGCGGGCGGGAGGCTGGGTTGAGGCTTGCCTCCTCCACCCGGAGCTCAGCCATGCAAAAGTGCACTTGCTTCCCCGGCAGTAACCAAATATCTTTGTTTAAAGTGCCGGCATAAATGGCCAGTCGCTTTGTGGCCACTCTGGATATTAGTAGATGAGGATCATTCTGCTTCAATTGGGCGCCTCTCATCCGGCTAGCAAGAAACTCCTTAGGAGGAAGTGGGTTTCCTGTCTGCGCGTTCCCAGGCTTCAAGTGTGAGCCCCGCGCCTTGAGGGTCCTTGGGCGCCTGGAGAGGAGAAACTGTGGGCTGTGCTCCCCAGCCCGGCCGGAGGCATCCGCCGCGCCGCTCCGGCCAGGCCCGGGCCTCCAGCAGAGTGGACTACGGAGCCGAGCCCTGTGCGGTGCAGATCCGGAGACCCACTCCGACTTTTCTCCTTGGATATTAAacgttttgttgttttgttttctctttggctGTTTTAGCCTCCTCTCCGCGCCGGGGTCTGGGAGGGCGGAGGGCTCTTAGGTCGGGCAGGGGCCTCCAAGACACTGCGGGGGCGGGTTAAGGAGGGTTCtcgattttggttttgttttcacattttctttcccctccttGTAGAGGAGCTCCCGATGATGAACAGACTCTTTTGAACGATTTATTCACCAGGTTAGACGCCTTTTCCATTAATAGCAATCGTTGTAGGGaaagttgttttgtttattgGCTTTTTATTTCAAGATTTCAATCCTCCCCTTGAGGAGTGCTCTGCACTCCCTCAATACAAAGCCAACTTACATACTACATTCAGTTTCCTCACCACCTATGCCCCTTAAGAGGGGAGAGAAAGCTCAGGGCACGCCCATCTCCTGCCTACCGCACGGGCCCGTGTTTCTGGGCCCGCTTGTTGGCTTTGGGGCAGGCAAACCAGTGTATGAGCGCCAAGACGCACGCGTCGGTTGTGCTTCGAAAGACGGGCGCCAGGTCGCTCATTGCCCTTCCTTCCAAGGGACTTCTCTGGGGGCCGCTCTCCGGAAGGACTCAGACCCCCATCAACTGCGCCTTGGTCAATGCGATGCCTAAGTCCTGCGAGCGAGGAGGGAAGAGGACGATGCTGGGCTCAAGTGAACGGACAAAGGACAAAACTGAGGAGAGCGGACAAAACTGAATACAGATCTTGTTTGCAGTTgggcccccagccctgggcctgcgTCTCATCTGGGGTCTTAATGCCAAGGCGGGATGGGTCTCCCAGTCTcccatcttctttctctctctccctctccattattttatgttattagtAAATATAAGAAACACTCAGTGTAGAATGTTGTATGTCTCTCCCAGTCTCAGTGCCATTTAGAAATAGAGGCAATTCTTCACAAGGTTTTTGTAAGATTCAAATAAAATCGGGCAcgtgaaagtgctttgaaagctTTGGAAATACTTAAAGTTCGGTGCCAGCGCTCGAGATTTCTGTATTGTTATTATTAGCATACCCCTCTTCCTCGCGTTAAAGCCCTGAATCTGAGTGAAGGGAAGAGTTGGGTGAATCTTCCGCAGTCCTTGAGCCATGCCTCCTCGGCCTTGGTCCCTCGGAAGCTTTCAGCTCCGAAGCAGGCACGTGGCTggcagctcccctcccccagcccaggcttGCGGACGGGACCAGGACCCGGAGCCACGCAGGCAGCTGGCAGGCGTTGGGTTGGGGCCCTGAGCAGGAGCAGGAGCTCGAAGTAGGGGGGTGGAGGGCAAGGGCTCCTGCtccacgccccctcccctccgCAACCGAGACTGTGCTCCATGCTCCCCCAGCACGGCACGCGCCAGCACCTGCTCTCCTCTGGACCTCGTCTGGGCCACTGTTGCACCTTGAGGCACCTGCCCCTGCGCCTCTTCTGCTTCTGTCCCTTCACACACGCACCGCTCCGCACCTTTTCCCAGATGCGCTGCACTGCCAAGAATAAGCCCGAAGACCAAGGCGCCTTGTGGGGAAAAGGTGGCTACCCATATCTCCGGGCTGGTCCAAGCAAGGGCCTTGAGAGTCCCTCTCCTGGCCCCAACATCTCTTCCTAACCAGAGTGTCCTTTCTTctagcccccctccccacccaccgaCTCATCTTAAATGGAGCGGACCCCAGTTAAACCAGTAGTTTCTCCATGATTGCAGGGGATACTTGGGAAGCCCGAGTTCACCCTATGGGGCCCGCGCATCTTCCCTTAGCCTTCAGCCAGCTCGCTCCCGGGCGAGGTGGTGCGGTGGGGCGGATGCAGAGCGAGGCCCAGCTCAGGCCTCTCAAGGAGTTTTCCCGGGCGTGGTCTCCCACACCCGCCTCAATCTCGGCCACGCTCTGCTTTGCTGGCTGTGGCTTGGCACGGAATCTAGGAGCCCGGGATGTGCAGGCCCAGGCCGGGTCCAAGACACGTGGAGCTGCCATCAGCCTTTGCTCACCACCCTCCTGGCCAAAGGGAAATGCCCTTCTTTCCCTTCTGGACCACTTCTTTGAGAACTTAGAAGGCTCATACGGAAGGCTAATTCGGGGCTATAGCTTGGACCAGGTGGGGGATGATGAGATGGGAAAGCctatcttctcccctcccccatttttcTAATTCCCTTTATGGTCCTTCACACTCCCTAGGGAAGGGAGCGACCTGT
Protein-coding regions in this window:
- the NKX2-1 gene encoding homeobox protein Nkx-2.1, whose product is MWSVGGGKARGWEAAAGGRSSPGRLSRRRIMSMSPKHTTPFSVSDILSPLEESYKKVGMEGGGLGAPLAAYRQGQAAPPAAAMQQHAVGHHGAVTAAYHMTAAGVPQLSHSAVGGYCNGNLGNMSELPPYQDTMRNSTSGPGWYGANPDPRFPAISRFMGPASGMNMSGMGGLGSLGDVSKNMAPLPSAPRRKRRVLFSQAQVYELERRFKQQKYLSAPEREHLASMIHLTPTQVKIWFQNHRYKMKRQAKDKAAQQQLQQDSGGGGAGCQQQQAQQQSPRRVAVPVLVKDGKPCQAGAPAPGAASLQGHAQQQAQQQAQAAQAAAAAISVGSGGPGLGAHPGHQPGSAGQSPDLAHHATSPAALQGQVSSLSHLNSSGSDYGTMSCSTLLYGRTW